A single Oncorhynchus tshawytscha isolate Ot180627B linkage group LG01, Otsh_v2.0, whole genome shotgun sequence DNA region contains:
- the si:ch211-248a14.8 gene encoding uncharacterized protein si:ch211-248a14.8 codes for MSSEWRNDGSLPPLRDAVEGLRGSWNMRMDPRDTYPTTRGCLRTECPWCMRWKRSASILRRFLPDVWKPLVPLLSYSATLLVMVLYALADRLRSFVADIFIPQYHYQFAVPITFVQVLVTLLYLLLLHAMGLAPLKPYSLSLGERLLVPSVCGSAQTVLGVWAEASAHSGMYALTMRLLPLLCVGWSHGLRLAVPPSVHLTGLITVITFTSVTITASQGLPSVEVLECLYAPLALLLHSLSLTWLAKVAETEHRHHSSSHTSPFDLYFTLMVNQSLVLGFLCLLHPEGPRALGEGSWHSLLFMGYLLAILLLGALQHLLVDMAALTFSPLVAALLHTAHGLTRPLYSLMIQHGGG; via the exons ATGTCAAG CGAGTGGAGGAATGATGGCTCTCTACCTCCATTACGTGATGCAGTAGAGGGGTTGAGAGGCAGTTGGAATATGAGGATGGACCCCAGGGATACCTACCCTACTACCAGGGGCTGTCTCCGGACAGAATG TCCTTGGTGCATGAGATGGAAGAGGAGTGCTAGTATACTGAGGAGGTTTTTGCCTGATGTATGGAAGCCTCTGGTGCCATTACTCAGCTATAGTGCCACCCtattggtcatggtgttgtatgcCCTGGCAGATCGGCTCCGCAGCTTTGTTGCTGATATCTTCATTCCCCAGTACCACTACCAGTTTGCTGTACCAATCACATTTGTCCAG GTGCTGGTGACTCTGCTATACTTGCTGCTCCTCCATGCCATGGGCCTGGCACCACTGAAGCCCTACTCTTTGTCTCTGGGTGAACGCCTGCTTGTGCCTTCTGTCTGTGGCAGTGCCCAAACTGTGCTGGGTGTGTGGGCAGAGGCCAGTGCCCACTCTGGCATGTACGCCCTCACCATGCGCCTGCTGCCCCTGCTCTGTGTGGGCTGGAGTCACGGCCTGCGGCTGGCAGTACCGCCATCAGTCCACCTAACAGGCCTTATCACGGTCATCACTTTCACCTCCGTCACTATCACAg CGTCTCAGGGTCTCCCGTCAGTGGAGGTTCTGGAGTGTCTCTACGCCCCGCTGGCCCTCCTTCTCCACAGCCTTTCTCTGACATGGCTGGCCAAGGTGGCTGAGACCGAGCACCGGCACCACAGCAGCTCCCATACCTCGCCTTTTGACCTGTACTTCACCCTGATGGTGAACCAGAGCCTGGTGCTTGGCTTCCTGTGCCTGCTGCACCCAGAGGGCCCCCGGGCACTGGGCGAGGGTAGCTGGCACAGCCTGCTCTTCATGGGCTACCTGCTGGCAATACTGCTGCTGGGAGCTCTACAGCACCTCTTGGTGGACATGGCCGCTCTGACCTTCTCTCCGCTGGTTGCAGCGCTACTCCACACGGCACACGGATTAACAAGACCGTTGTACAGCCTGATGATCCAACATGGAGGAGGATGA